One region of Streptomyces sp. NBC_00442 genomic DNA includes:
- a CDS encoding ABC transporter ATP-binding protein: protein MSMEATAWTQLHNVMNAQQDKRPFNRATLRRIAAFAAPHRRRIALFLVVSVATALLAVATPLLAGRVVDAIVGGKESGTVTHLALFIAVIAVAEAALGIVSRWLSSTLGEGLILDLRTAVFDHVQRMPVAFFTRTRTGALVSRLNNDVIGAQRAFSNTLSGVVSNLVTLLLTLAVMLGISWQITLLALVLLPVFVLPARRMGTRMARLQREAAEHNAAMGTRMTERFSAPGATLIKLFGRPADESAEFAARARRVRDIGVRTAMAQSAFITALTLVSALALALVYGLGGYYALHGTLEAGAVVSLALLLTRLYAPLTSLAGARVEVMSALVSFERVFEVLDLKPLIAEKPGARAVPPGPVSVEFHQVRFGYPSADKVSLASLEEVSSLDTRGGTEVLHGVSFRAEPGQMVALVGSSGAGKSTVAQLLPRLYDADEGTVRLGGIDVRDLTADSIRDTIGMVTQDGHLFHESVRANLLLARPDAAEDDLWDALRRARLDDLVASLPDGLDTVVGERGYRLSGGERQRLTIARLLLARQRVVILDEATAHLDNTSEAAVQEALGEALEGRTAVVIAHRLSTVRSADHILVVEDGRIVESGTHDALLELGGRYEELYRTQFERPGGAPALG, encoded by the coding sequence CGCCACGGCTCTGCTCGCGGTGGCCACCCCGCTGCTGGCCGGGAGGGTCGTCGACGCGATCGTCGGCGGGAAGGAGAGCGGGACCGTCACCCACCTCGCCCTGTTCATCGCGGTGATCGCCGTAGCGGAGGCGGCGCTCGGCATCGTGAGCAGGTGGCTGTCGTCGACGCTGGGTGAGGGACTGATCCTCGATCTGCGTACCGCCGTCTTCGACCATGTGCAGCGGATGCCGGTGGCGTTCTTCACGCGGACCCGCACCGGCGCGCTGGTCAGCCGCCTCAACAACGACGTCATCGGCGCGCAACGGGCGTTCAGCAACACCTTGTCCGGCGTGGTCAGCAACCTGGTGACCCTGCTGCTCACGCTCGCGGTGATGCTCGGCATCTCCTGGCAGATCACGCTGCTCGCGCTGGTGCTGCTGCCCGTGTTCGTGCTGCCCGCCCGCCGGATGGGCACCCGTATGGCGCGCCTCCAGCGAGAGGCCGCGGAGCACAACGCCGCGATGGGCACCCGGATGACCGAGCGGTTCTCGGCGCCGGGCGCGACCTTGATCAAATTGTTCGGGCGCCCCGCCGACGAATCCGCCGAGTTCGCCGCGCGGGCCCGCCGGGTGCGCGACATCGGGGTGCGTACGGCGATGGCACAGTCGGCGTTCATCACCGCGCTGACCCTGGTGTCGGCCCTCGCACTCGCCCTCGTCTACGGGCTCGGCGGCTACTACGCGCTGCACGGCACCCTCGAAGCGGGCGCGGTCGTCTCGCTGGCCCTGCTCCTGACCCGCCTCTACGCGCCGCTCACGTCGCTGGCCGGTGCCCGCGTGGAGGTGATGAGCGCGCTGGTCAGCTTCGAGCGGGTCTTCGAGGTGCTCGACCTGAAGCCGCTCATCGCGGAGAAGCCCGGCGCCCGTGCGGTCCCGCCGGGTCCCGTGTCCGTGGAGTTCCACCAGGTGCGCTTCGGCTATCCCTCCGCGGACAAGGTCTCCCTGGCCTCCCTTGAAGAGGTGTCCAGCCTCGACACCAGGGGCGGCACCGAGGTCCTGCACGGCGTCTCGTTCAGGGCCGAACCCGGCCAGATGGTGGCCCTGGTCGGATCGTCCGGCGCGGGCAAGTCGACGGTCGCCCAACTGCTGCCGCGGCTGTACGACGCCGACGAGGGCACGGTGCGGCTCGGCGGCATCGACGTGCGGGACCTGACCGCGGACTCGATCCGGGACACCATCGGCATGGTCACCCAGGACGGCCATCTCTTCCACGAGTCGGTGCGCGCCAACCTGCTGCTCGCCCGGCCGGACGCGGCCGAGGACGACCTGTGGGACGCGCTGCGCCGCGCCCGTCTGGACGACCTGGTCGCCTCGCTGCCCGACGGCCTGGACACCGTGGTGGGCGAGCGCGGTTACCGGCTCTCCGGCGGCGAGCGCCAGCGCCTGACGATCGCGCGGCTGCTGCTGGCCCGCCAGCGTGTCGTCATCCTCGACGAGGCCACGGCCCACCTCGACAACACGTCCGAGGCCGCGGTGCAGGAGGCGCTCGGCGAAGCGCTGGAGGGGCGGACGGCGGTGGTCATCGCCCACCGCCTCTCCACGGTGCGCTCCGCCGATCACATCCTGGTCGTCGAGGACGGCCGGATCGTGGAGAGCGGGACCCACGACGCACTGCTCGAACTCGGCGGACGGTACGAGGAGTTGTACCGCACCCAGTTCGAGCGCCCCGGCGGCGCGCCCGCCCTGGGCTGA
- a CDS encoding TetR/AcrR family transcriptional regulator → MTTRRRLTPDERRAQLLDVGAHLFAAKPYHDVLMEDVAQRAGISRALLYRYFPNKGALFAAIFQQASHRLLDGTRIDPAGPLIEQLSAGLDLHFDYFAANKNTVLAANRVLAGDPVIQAIITDELAELSRRVLDATGLDGAARDLVSAALTSWLVFVRALCVEWLTSGPFTRAELHDMSIGALRGALGAVTDVDRLLGAPGG, encoded by the coding sequence GTGACCACGCGCCGCAGGCTGACCCCCGACGAGCGCCGCGCACAGCTGCTCGACGTCGGAGCCCATCTGTTCGCGGCGAAGCCGTACCACGACGTCCTGATGGAGGATGTCGCCCAACGGGCCGGTATTTCCCGGGCGTTGCTCTACCGCTACTTCCCCAACAAGGGCGCCCTGTTCGCCGCGATCTTCCAGCAGGCCTCCCACCGACTGCTCGACGGCACGCGCATCGACCCGGCCGGCCCGCTCATCGAGCAGCTGTCCGCCGGGCTCGACCTGCACTTCGACTACTTCGCGGCGAACAAGAACACCGTGCTCGCCGCCAACCGGGTGCTCGCGGGCGACCCGGTGATCCAGGCGATCATCACCGACGAACTCGCCGAGTTGAGCCGCCGCGTGCTCGACGCGACCGGGCTCGACGGCGCGGCCAGGGACCTGGTCTCGGCCGCGCTGACGAGCTGGCTGGTCTTCGTGCGGGCGCTGTGCGTGGAATGGCTCACGAGCGGGCCCTTCACCCGGGCCGAACTGCACGACATGTCCATCGGCGCCCTGCGCGGTGCGCTGGGTGCCGTCACCGACGTCGACCGGCTCCTGGGCGCCCCGGGCGGCTGA
- a CDS encoding DUF4345 domain-containing protein: protein MAKLLTWLSWAMGIADVAIGATHLVVGMDSVPGAGSPGPTVDSLMRFFGAIFLGYGVAWIWVARQSPIPSNAVRLLAGIFFLGGAARLLSWAALGRPDWFQLVLMGIELALPPLYFWLAPADERDTAARRRRAEEAALAATRATP from the coding sequence ATGGCGAAGCTCCTCACGTGGCTTTCCTGGGCGATGGGCATCGCCGATGTGGCGATCGGCGCGACGCATCTGGTCGTCGGAATGGATTCGGTGCCCGGCGCCGGCTCGCCCGGCCCCACCGTGGACAGCCTCATGCGGTTCTTCGGGGCGATCTTCCTCGGGTACGGAGTGGCGTGGATCTGGGTCGCACGGCAGTCACCGATCCCCTCCAACGCGGTGCGTCTGCTCGCCGGGATCTTCTTCCTCGGCGGCGCCGCCAGGCTGCTGTCCTGGGCCGCGCTCGGCCGTCCCGACTGGTTCCAGCTCGTCCTGATGGGCATCGAACTCGCCCTGCCGCCGCTCTACTTCTGGCTGGCGCCCGCCGACGAGCGGGACACGGCGGCACGCCGCCGGCGGGCCGAGGAGGCGGCGCTCGCAGCGACGCGCGCGACACCCTGA
- a CDS encoding alpha/beta hydrolase produces the protein MGLTSTTALATAVLATVLLSLLVVWQWPRLSGRGWRPVVGRVGLMCAVQLLLFSSVGLAANKTFLFYGSWADLFGRQDGVGVLGAQAAANPGITVDGKQKVDVPGAGKPSIGGEVQRVSVQGQRSRIVTPAYVYLPPEYFQQGYETKSFPVTVVLTGFPGTAENLIKGLHYPKTAWTLSKQKKTQPMILVMMRPTVAPPRNTQCIDIPGGPQTETFFADDLRKAISGTYRVGTKPRNWGFIGDSTGGYCALKIALQHPEAYAAGVGLSADYAPDVDMDSGDLFHGNKHEQNRSDLLWSLDHLPQGNSSFLVTTSHQGESNFRATQKFIAKVKEPARVSSITLASGGHNFNTWLREIPPSLQWLSTHLSAE, from the coding sequence ATGGGGCTGACCAGTACCACCGCTCTGGCAACGGCCGTGCTCGCCACGGTCCTGCTGTCCCTCCTCGTCGTATGGCAGTGGCCACGGCTCTCGGGGCGGGGCTGGCGGCCGGTGGTGGGGCGGGTGGGCCTGATGTGCGCCGTCCAGCTCCTGCTCTTCTCCTCCGTGGGCCTCGCGGCCAACAAGACGTTCCTCTTCTACGGCTCGTGGGCCGACCTGTTCGGCCGGCAGGACGGCGTGGGGGTTCTCGGCGCGCAGGCGGCCGCGAACCCGGGGATCACGGTGGACGGAAAGCAGAAGGTCGACGTGCCGGGCGCCGGCAAGCCGAGCATCGGCGGCGAGGTGCAGCGGGTGTCGGTGCAGGGGCAGCGCTCCAGAATCGTCACGCCCGCTTATGTCTACCTGCCGCCGGAGTATTTCCAGCAGGGCTACGAGACGAAGAGCTTCCCGGTCACCGTCGTGCTGACCGGCTTCCCCGGCACCGCCGAGAACCTCATCAAGGGGCTGCACTACCCGAAGACGGCGTGGACCCTGTCCAAGCAGAAGAAGACGCAGCCGATGATCCTGGTGATGATGCGGCCCACCGTCGCCCCGCCGCGCAACACCCAGTGCATCGACATCCCGGGCGGCCCGCAGACGGAGACGTTCTTCGCCGATGATCTGCGCAAGGCGATCTCCGGCACGTACCGCGTCGGTACGAAGCCGCGCAACTGGGGCTTCATCGGTGACTCCACGGGCGGCTACTGCGCGCTGAAGATCGCCCTGCAACACCCGGAGGCCTACGCGGCGGGCGTCGGCCTGTCCGCGGACTACGCGCCGGACGTGGACATGGACTCCGGGGACCTGTTCCACGGCAACAAGCACGAGCAGAACCGTTCCGACCTCCTGTGGAGCCTCGACCATCTGCCGCAGGGCAACTCGTCCTTCCTGGTCACCACGTCCCACCAGGGCGAGAGCAACTTCCGGGCCACCCAGAAGTTCATCGCCAAGGTCAAGGAGCCCGCGCGCGTCTCGTCGATCACGCTCGCGTCCGGCGGCCACAACTTCAACACGTGGCTCCGGGAGATCCCGCCGTCCCTGCAGTGGCTCAGCACGCACCTCTCCGCCGAGTGA